In Serinicoccus marinus DSM 15273, the genomic stretch AGAGGAAGCACGTAGCCATGACTGCTACCACCGAGGCTCCCAGCACGGAGCAGACCCAGGGCGCCGTGGGTCGGCTGGCCCGGATCATCGGCCCCGTCGTCGACGTCGAGTTCCCCCCGGGACAGATGCCGGCGCTCTACAACCTGCTGACGACGCAGGTCGAGGTGGGCGGGGACACCAAGACCGTCAACCTCGAGGTCGCGCAGGACATCGGCGACAACATGGTGCGCGCCATCTCCCTGCAGCCGACCGACGGCCTGGTCCGCGGCGCGCAGGTGCAGGACACCGGCGGCCCCATCACCGTCCCCGTCGGTGACGTGACCCTCGGGCACGTCTTCAACGCCACGGGTGACGTGCTCGACCTGCCCGAGGGGGAGACCCTCGAGGTCAACGAGCGCTGGGGCATCCACCGTCAGGCGCCGCCCTTCGACCAGCTGGAGTCCAAGACCCAGATGTTCGAGACCGGCATCAAGGTCATCGACCTGCTGACCCCCTACGTGCAGGGCGGCAAGATCGGCCTGTTCGGCGGTGCCGGTGTGGGCAAGACGGTGCTCATCCAGGAGATGATCGCCCGTGTCGCCCGCGACCACGGCGGTGTGTCCGTCTTCGCCGGCGTGGGTGAGCGCACCCGTGAGGGCAACGACCTCATCGTCGAGATGGAGGAGGCCGGCGTCCTCGGCCAGACCGCCCTGGTCTTCGGTCAGATGGACGAGCCGCCGGGCACCCGGCTGCGGGTCGCGCTGTCCGCGCTGACGATGGCGGAGTACTTCCGCGACGTGCAGAAGCAGGACGTGCTGCTCTTCATCGACAACATCTTCCGCTTCACCCAGGCCGGGTCCGAGGTGTCGACGCTGCTGGGCCGTATGCCCTCGGCCGTCGGCTACCAGCCGAACCTCGCCGACGAGATGGGCACCCTCCAGGAGCGGATCACCTCGACACGCGGTCACTCGATCACCTCGATGCAGGCGATCTACGTCCCTGCCGACGACTACACCGACCCGGCCCCGGCCACCACCTTCGCCCACCTCGACGCGACCACCGAGCTCTCCCGCCCGATCGCCTCGATGGGCATCTACCCGGCGGTGGACCCGTTGACCTCGACGAGCCGGATCCTGGACCCGCGCTACATCAGCCGGGAGCACTACGACACCGCCGTCCGGATCAAGTCGATCCTGCAGCGCTACAAGGAGCTGCAGGACATCATCGCGATCCTCGGTATCGACGAGCTCTCCGAGGAGGACAAGATCCTCGTCGGCCGCGCCCGTCGCATCCAGCGGTTCCTGTCGCAGAACACCTACGTCGCCAAGCAGTTCACCGGCATCGAGGGTTCGACCGTGCCGCTGAGCGAGACCATCGAGGCCTTCACCAAGGTCGCCGACGGTGACTACGACCACCTGCCGGAGCAGGCCTTCTTCATGTGCGGTGGCCTCGAGGACGTCGAGCGCCAGGCGGCCGAGCTGGAGAAGAACAGCTGACCGCTCCCCGCGACCGAACAGGCCTTGTGTCCCGCGACCGCGGGACACAAGGCCTGTTCGGTGCGAGGCGCAGGCGGACCGGAGGCCTGTCCGGTCGGGACGAAGGGAAGAGGGATGCGCTGGACCGTTCACGGTGACGGCCGCCGGATCGCGCCGGGCGAGGTCGTCGGGCCCGGGGAGCGGCTGGCGTGGCTGCCGACGGTCGGGATCGGCAT encodes the following:
- the atpD gene encoding F0F1 ATP synthase subunit beta codes for the protein MTATTEAPSTEQTQGAVGRLARIIGPVVDVEFPPGQMPALYNLLTTQVEVGGDTKTVNLEVAQDIGDNMVRAISLQPTDGLVRGAQVQDTGGPITVPVGDVTLGHVFNATGDVLDLPEGETLEVNERWGIHRQAPPFDQLESKTQMFETGIKVIDLLTPYVQGGKIGLFGGAGVGKTVLIQEMIARVARDHGGVSVFAGVGERTREGNDLIVEMEEAGVLGQTALVFGQMDEPPGTRLRVALSALTMAEYFRDVQKQDVLLFIDNIFRFTQAGSEVSTLLGRMPSAVGYQPNLADEMGTLQERITSTRGHSITSMQAIYVPADDYTDPAPATTFAHLDATTELSRPIASMGIYPAVDPLTSTSRILDPRYISREHYDTAVRIKSILQRYKELQDIIAILGIDELSEEDKILVGRARRIQRFLSQNTYVAKQFTGIEGSTVPLSETIEAFTKVADGDYDHLPEQAFFMCGGLEDVERQAAELEKNS